The window GTTCCTCTTTTGACGACTCATAATTCTCATGATCCACAGTCCTGGTCAACTTGAATAAGAACCTTCCtctcttgatttttcttccttcatCGATCACTTCGCATCGGTTAGTATATCACTTGAAAGTGGTCTTAATTATCGAACGAACATACACAGTCGTTGAACCGAGTCCTCATCTCTCCTTCTCTTGACCCGGATGAACGCGGGAGTCTCCATCCTCAACTACCTTGATATATATAAGAGATGTTCACTTCATTAGGTGACACTGCTGAAATGAGGACCTTAAGATGCTATTTACCCGGCCATCAGCACTTATGATCATAATAACCTTTAAATTGCCGTCAAGTGGCACTGTAACTCTCTATAATACTCCCAATACGTCAAGATCGCTCTAGCGTATCGGCTCAATTACAATCACTTCTCATCGTTGTCTCTTGTTAGTGTTTAATCGCGGCGCGTCACAGCGAAATTCGATAATAATTAATTTGTGTCAGTAGATAAATACAATCGATACGGATTGATATGCCCTCTCAACGAGCTCCAAATAATCTCTTTAATTCGAGAAAATTCAGAAATTAATGAAATTGTCTTCCTTGGGTCGAGGAGCTTCATTTTCGGAGCATGCCAGTCCTTTTAGCAGATATATTACAGATCTAAGATTTTGGACAACGCCTGAGAATTCTCCATTCGCAGCAGGAACTATTGCGATTGTCACTGGTGGCTCAAGAGGATTGGGTTTGGAATTGGttcatcaattggttcttcaaaaagtgaaaattatcattatcGATGTCATCCCACCAACAGCAAGATTTAGCGATAGTGATCGAGTGCTTTATTATTATTGCGATATTACCGATTACGAGACAGTAAAATCGctgcaaaaattgattaaGAAAGAGCATGGAATTGTGACtatgttgttcaataaCGCGGGGATAACTCGAATTGATTCATTACAAAATACACCAGATaatgagatcaagaaaattaTCGATGTAAATTTTATTGCCGCATACATTATGATTAACATTTTTTTACCTGATATGCTTGAGATAGGGCATGgctatatcatcaacattGCATCGGTACTGGGGGAAATAACCC of the Torulaspora delbrueckii CBS 1146 chromosome 7, complete genome genome contains:
- the TDEL0G02530 gene encoding short-chain dehydrogenase/reductase (similar to Saccharomyces cerevisiae YDL114W; ancestral locus Anc_2.323): MKLSSLGRGASFSEHASPFSRYITDLRFWTTPENSPFAAGTIAIVTGGSRGLGLELVHQLVLQKVKIIIIDVIPPTARFSDSDRVLYYYCDITDYETVKSLQKLIKKEHGIVTMLFNNAGITRIDSLQNTPDNEIKKIIDVNFIAAYIMINIFLPDMLEIGHGYIINIASVLGEITPARLTSYGASKGGLIAVHKSLTKNLCKRKKGSGTIRTLLVCPGKINTSMFAKVKTPSKFLAPDIDPRKLAYHIVTAISCNMTSTLRFPYYANIVPFFKQLNWPYIRALKKSSGMDRVTVV